A DNA window from Candidatus Binataceae bacterium contains the following coding sequences:
- a CDS encoding sigma-54 dependent transcriptional regulator, with amino-acid sequence RNEVGQQLAGGELVGRSAAMQEIYKLIGRLVNNDANVLIGGESGTGKELVARAIHFKSERWRAPFVAVNCSAIPQGLLESELFGHERGAFTGATERRAGKFELAGKGTLFLDEISDMPLELQPKLLRVLQEREFNPVGSSEVRRLQARVIAASNQDLEAAVAARRFREDLYFRLRVMPIFLPPLRERREDIAELAQYFVAKAARDMSGKATGLSPEALAKLSAYSWPGNVRELENCVLRAALLAAGNIIRAEDLNLGGNGGAKSVAGDASPEELLVRGLRDYLDDQSDEATDVYPNLAAKLERPLIELTLERFHGNQVRAARFLGFNRNTLRKKLNELKIVVRRGPLP; translated from the coding sequence CGCAACGAAGTCGGCCAACAACTAGCGGGCGGCGAACTGGTCGGGCGCAGCGCCGCTATGCAGGAGATCTACAAGCTGATCGGGCGATTGGTGAATAACGACGCCAATGTCTTGATCGGCGGGGAAAGTGGGACCGGCAAGGAGCTGGTGGCGCGCGCGATCCATTTCAAATCCGAGCGCTGGCGCGCGCCCTTCGTAGCGGTCAACTGCTCGGCGATTCCTCAAGGCTTATTGGAAAGCGAGCTGTTTGGACACGAACGGGGTGCTTTTACCGGGGCCACCGAGCGTCGGGCAGGTAAATTCGAATTGGCGGGCAAGGGCACCCTTTTTCTGGACGAGATCAGCGATATGCCTTTGGAGCTCCAGCCCAAGCTGCTGCGCGTGCTGCAGGAGCGCGAATTCAACCCCGTGGGCAGCTCCGAAGTGCGCCGCTTGCAGGCGCGCGTGATCGCAGCCTCCAACCAGGATCTGGAGGCTGCCGTGGCGGCCCGCCGTTTTCGCGAAGATCTTTATTTCCGCCTACGGGTGATGCCGATTTTTCTCCCACCTCTGCGCGAGCGGCGCGAGGACATCGCCGAACTGGCCCAATATTTTGTCGCCAAGGCCGCGCGCGACATGAGTGGTAAAGCGACTGGTTTGAGCCCCGAGGCGCTAGCCAAGTTGAGCGCTTATTCCTGGCCCGGCAACGTGCGCGAGCTTGAGAACTGCGTACTGCGGGCCGCCTTGCTAGCGGCGGGGAACATCATTCGCGCCGAGGACCTTAATCTAGGCGGTAACGGGGGCGCCAAGTCGGTGGCCGGCGACGCTAGCCCCGAGGAATTGCTGGTGCGTGGGCTGCGCGACTACTTGGACGACCAAAGCGACGAAGCCACCGACGTCTATCCCAACCTAGCAGCCAAGCTGGAACGGCCGCTGATCGAGCTTACATTGGAGCGCTTTCATGGCAACCAGGTGCGGGCCGCCCGCTTTTTAGGCTTCAATCGCAATACTCTGCGCAAAAAGCTTAATGAATTGAAGATCGTTGTGCGTCGCGGTCCCCTGCCTTGA